From the genome of Falco biarmicus isolate bFalBia1 chromosome 2, bFalBia1.pri, whole genome shotgun sequence:
TGCTaccatttgaaaaacagaagttacaGAGTACTTTCATTGCTACCAGATATTCCTCACATCTGTGAGTATTAATTTATGACTGATAACCACACAATGGTATGGGAGACAGATGTCGTCCCTTTATGACATTTTAGAATATGAAAGGTTTCAATTcatcccctccttccttcaTGACATCTATTAACTTATCCATagggaaaaatataatttctgtctAACAGTGAAAATCAAATGTCAAACTCTTCAACATATTGACAGCCTGACCCTGCAAAGACTTAGCTTTAATCTTTTGGGGCTGCGAGTATCCTCTTGACTCAAATCAACACAGAAGAGAAGCGTATGCCTGAACTTTAGCAAGGCTGAGGAATCTGGGATTAAGAgctactgcttttgttttggcaaATCCACAATCCAATGCAtccaaggaaaaaagcacaaatctTTTAGCAACTCTCCCCCTCCCAGTTTTCCACTCGCCTCACGCTGCAACAGAAATGCTCTGCAATGGGCAAAGCTCTGACAATTTGCCCGAAAATCAAAGCGATGGTTCTACCCGCTTACTGCGGGAGTTATTTTGGCAAGCTGACACTACAAATGCCAAGCAGCATTTAAGGATTTGCTTGAACATGTGCATATATACATCTTATTCATTTCAACAAAAGGGAACTCCACATACTTTGCTATTCAAGCTTGCCAAATATTTTAACCAGAAGCTACTGGATTTCCATGCACTTATACTGTATTAAGTACCTAGCTACTTTTTCAAACCAAGAttacacttcaaaaaaattacatttttcaaaaatcaatGCATCCAAAACACTTAACTAAGAAAACATGTCCTGCCTcagcctgtttctttttcatgtattaTCATAGCCATTTCCTATCTGAGCCCGTGTTACTTAGGTGGTCAGCATTTTGGGAGAGGGAAGTTTCACTTTAAAGATGGTAACATGCTCCTAAGCCAATGTTTAtcaagttggggtttttttgttgggttagttttttttttttgaataagGTTTCTGTACCTACAGTTACTTATTTGGCAACTACATAGCAGAGTACAAGGAAATCTTCCCTCCCAAGATTCATTCAGGCAGCCAGCACATAATGCTGTCATCGCAGTTCCCAGCACCCTGAGGTATTTGTATGCTCCTGACTGTAAGTACATAAGACTACAAACTTATGTTTGTACAAATACAAAGTTATGAGCACGTAACTTCTGCGAGGTATGCCAGGTGTGACACGGCTGTACGTTTGCAACTGTGCATACTCGCgctctccagaaaaaaaaaacacctctggGCCACTTCTTTTgacatgaaaggaaaacaaaactgaagcgATAAATCCCATTAGCAGttttcagcaggttttgctccccccccccttttttttttgataaataaaATGGAGTCTGTCCTTAGCTTCCAGATCAAGAAGTATTAGTAAGAGTAGTTACAGACCCAATAACAACCCTTAAAACACCACCAAAATGCACTACGTTATTCTTTTATTTAGTTTACAGAAGAGTCTATCAGTACAggttgcagaaagaaaatgtttagtGCTATttacaatttgttttaaaactctgCTCTATACAAATTTAATTCTGATCAGtatgaacaatatttttttaaatctactgCATATAAAGCATTTCATCAAAGCAGTAACaatgaataaaataacatttgattACATTTGAATGATGCCAATCATTCGAAAAAACAATTACACGGAACATCTGTAAGAGTTGTGGACACTTAAGTACAGAACACAATGTCAACCTGtgactcattttttttaaagtctaaaGCTATTTATATGGAATATTTGTCTATTATACTACACGCCAATCTATATTTAACTTCTATAGTTATGTATTTTAtaagatttttattaaatatattctaCACATTTGTAGTTTCACCCAGGAAGAATTCCTCCCcagtgaaaaaatataaaatcttttatattttttaatttttatttatttttatttttttacaggtTTAGATGAAACTAGCTCATGCTTTAGTGCTGTGCAAATTTCTTTAGCATATCAACATTTAAATTATTGatatgaaataaaagaatggCATCCTTTTTAATTATGTATGCCTTCAAAAATCAGCTTCTGATTTTAATACAATTGCAAGCACTAACACCAAATGCAGAAtatgtaaagaaacaaaactaataCTATGgcagaagtttttctttttgctttttaaactttaatAATTCTTCTGAAGTCTCTAATGAGTAAGCATGACACTGGACACTAAGGTACAGATgagaaaatgactgaaaaacaCCAATTGCCAAtattcaaatacataaaattgaTTAGTAAATGATGTTTTCTAACATTTATGCACAATAATAAAAGCCTATGAACTACAGGAAATTACCCCTCCCATATTAAGGCTAGGAAATGCACTCTCTGCACTTGTTTGTGCTGTCTGAATAAGCACTCAACTAACGTACGAGATCAGAGTGCatgcagtaatgaaaaaaaatcagtttcagcAGCCCTCTACAGAGTGCTTTTAAATTACAGGCACatagttttttttgtttgttgcagTGAAAATATATATAGTTAGACTTGGTTTAGTTAGTATTCTGTGCCAGTTCGGCCACCAAGGTTGACTTAGTTATAACTGACTTAacagtttttcctttgatttgGCCATAAGTgagatttgttttaattatagaTAAACCATTTTCCAGTGTTGCATTATACATTGAAGGTTATTACTAGGTGTCTAAAATATTGTTAGAGATTGTTGATGAGAAATATACTGTCAACCGTATTTAGTGCAAATTGCATCTAGAAAGCTTGACTGGTTAGATCCGGTTAATGGAGATTTTTGTGGTAGCAAAATGATTCCCGCTATGGAAAACAACACATTAACTTTTCTGGAGATTGAATTCTTTCAAGAATTGATGTACTGTAAAATTATTCAAcacacagaaagcaggaattaaaaaaaaaccaacaaaacaaaaacaaacaatgaAAGTGTTCATAGATcgatctttttttttttttaaaaaaaaaaaaagactaatgaGACAGTGTTCGTGTAATATTTCAGTTCCATGGATTTACAGACAGGCTCTTCCTACAGGTGTTTGAAGCAAGGTAGGGCCTCTTCTATCCCAGCAGCATGAAAGACAAAGACTATATTACATCACACTTAGCAGGTAAAGCTAACAGGGTTTACAGGATTACACAGCAAttgctttctccagtttttTCACGGTTCCTTTGACCTGTGGagcaaaaaaagtttgcttCAGAAATGACATGTGAACAAATTACGCTGGTTTTTGTGCAAGTATGCTTGATACGagtatgggtttttttactattttaagtaaaaaaaatattattacacacatgcatacataaCTGAACCATAACTCAGGAGTagtttttaaacaataaaaatgaaagcttttaaagGTTTGAGTAAATTTCTGCATTCTACAAAAAAGATAAACCAGCAAGCTAATTTCTTGGTTTTCTATAAACAACAGGTACAAAAGCATTCCATTACTTGCTTCATGGAAGACCAAAAGGACTTGACTCTTCTCTGCTATGAAATACTCAAAAAGCCTGTAAGAGATCTGACTGCTTTGCCAGGTACTTGAGTAAGAAATAGCTCTAGTGCACAGCATACCTTGAGAGTTTGGTTCTGGCAATGTCTCTCTAGCCACCAAATGCATCACTGTTGTTTTGCCAAAAGGAAGTTTTAATgctgcaaaagaagaaagggagattTATTAATAACTACAGCAGTCTTCATTCTTCAAAACACCCAGTTGAAACTACCTGTAATTGGATTAGCATCTGTTCAAAAAGTTCACACTGTTAGGTTTGAACTGCTTACTAGGTGGATTTAAAGGCATTCCTGGCTAAAGCTTTGTAGATTAGGGTCTTGGGATCACTTAAATAATCAGTTAAATAACTTAATAATCACTTAAAGCATTGTGCTTTTAGTGACACAATACTCCTGTTAGGAAACCTAGCCTTACACTTTTGAGTAAAAGTAGAAGTTGGCACTCATGCCAACAGAGGTGCTAAGAACTCTTTATTGATAAGGGTGCAAAATAGTGGCTAATTCAGCCACTAAATTGTTACTCCCAAGACATCACAACGCTGAGCCACTactgcaaaacagattttcctAAAACATACCTTGATCCACGATACAgattttccaaaatacaaaatgtctgtatctttccttttaaaattaatctgtaaCATCAGCTGCATGTGAAAATATCAGacttaatacattttaaatcagATAAGGTAGCTGttacaaagctgcttttgtgaACTTTAGTAACACAAAATAACAAATCTGGAGCTTTCCACAATTTGTTCTGCTCGTTTCTAAAACTAAAATGATAATTTTCACATTCTGATTTAAGCACACCAACAAGTGCTATATTTATAGTTTTAGCACTGTAgtataatatttatattatagtataatataaattattattaactTATAGTCTCCTTGAAATGAAAGGATTCTCTGTTGCTCACTGTATTCAGCAGATTCTCACTGCCAGATCCAATATTCTGAACTTTGACATCttccagtgtgtgtgtgtgtgtgcgcgcgcgtgTGCGTGGAGAGTTAATTTGTACAATTCTTTACATTTTGTGTCCTCTCTCCAGCTCCTAAGACTAAGCATCTTCCTTGATTATTTTGCTGAGAAATATAAGGTAAAGTTGCTCTAaattttttcctccccacactacaaagggaaaaaaggtagCGCTAAATGTAACAAGAACTTAGCCCTAAACACAAAATTCATTCTGACCTAAGTAGAACCTGTCCTCTCAAATTCCATTTACCTCTTCTATTTTCACAAACAGTGCACCAAGGCATTTTTAAGTGAATAAATTCATAATGAATGTCCAATAAACCTGAAGgtaactgaagagaaaaatgcctGTTTCAATCACTACAGCACAGGTTCAAAATtcagttataaaaaaatataaacctaGTGTTCAGTTACCACATATATTCAACACAAGCCTAGCTAAAACACTGCTACTAAACCATGTTAATTGCTTAtatatttgtttgaaaaatgtggGTTCTGATTAAAACACAGGTTAAGCATATGGAAGGATACACAGCTCCACAAGCTTCTTTGAGGTAGCTGTACCTTGGGAAAAGCCATCTCCTCTATAGAAAGTCAGACCTGAAAGTTGCTTATTTTACTTGAAGTGCTGTCTGTGCCTGCACCTAGAAGCCAATGACAGCTCGAAGTTTGACAGGGATGAAGTATTTTGGGTACTTGATTCTGTGATACAACTGAAAACTCTGAAAAGAGCTTATTAACAGTCTGTTAAAACTCAATGGAAAAGGACTGTCTTCATGACATAAACTCTTTTAAGAAGCCAttacagaaagagcaaaatagTACAAACTAATCACATTAGGGACATCTTTCGTAACATCAAGACACTTGGAGACTTGACTAGTGAGCTGTGGAGATTAATTATTTACAGTAATCAAGTAGAAGTACGCTAATAGTTCAATTAACTAATTTCAGCTAGTTGTTTGCATAGCTCACACAagtttttattagcattttctAGCTTCTTACTTGGAGCACCTGACAGAGTCTGAGCACCCCAGCCTATCCTCAGTAATCCTTTCTGGCTCTTGTCTTCATTCTCTCACTCCTTTCTCTCACTTAAACCAAACTTTTATTTAATACCTTTCCTATCTGTTTAATTCCACTCCTATTCCAAATTTTCTATTGTCATAATTCATTTTTCACTCCCTCTTTCGGTATGTGTATGACACAAGGTGGGTTggcttcccttcctccctccccactaAATAAGGAAGTAAAATGTTGCCGATTACTATTATCTAACAAGAAATGGAGAACTGTCAATTATGTATTACCTCCCTAATTAAAGTTCTCTCAAGTGCAAACTGCAGATCAAATATTTAGCTAAAGGATGAAATTTCCTGTTGGAAGGTGAACAACTGATTCTGCCTTGCTAGCTAATTCCCCAACCCTTTACACAGTCAGGACACAACAGAACAGTGTGGCTCAAGCACCGCaggcaacagcagcacagcaagcttTACAGAGGCGTCTGTTTTTCTTTACCACTTCCAATGCCGCTAGTTCTACTGTTTTTGTAGTGATGGTCCATTCAGAGAAGCTGGCTAAAAAGAAggttcctttaaaatatttttttcactcaaAAGCCAGTTTTTCCTAAAAATCTGATATTTTTTGAGGCTTCTTAGTTTATAGGAGTCTCAAATTCGTAAGATACTATGTAGATATGTGAGTTTACAACTAGAACATTacaatgtcattttaaaatgtgaacaaaaatGAACTcctgttaaaaaggaaaacacctcCTTGGAAACTTTCATTTCACTAAGTGATAAAGTGACTTTCAGTACACAGGAGGTCCAAATTCCACTCAATATTTCCTAATCAcctaaagcaaataaaacaactCAGTTATAGAAAGCTGCAGATAGAAAAATTTCATGGAACTGTATTCCAACAGCATAAGAACCTCAATTATTGTGTTTAGCAAGaacttccctcccccctccctcctccttttaaCAATAACCAGGTTCCCTTAGGGTTACATCTAATGAACACTGCAAACTGAAGTAACAGTCTCTTTGAGCTACTTCATGAATTGCTGCTCCCCTCTCAGCTGTATAATCTTACTCCAGATAACTTCATTAGTACTGAAGTAAGCCAATGTTTTGGggattctttttcttaaaacaataTAGCAACAGAAAGATCTCTGAAAACCACTAGTACACATTTAAGATCCTTAGGGTCAAATCATGATGATTAAATTGCAACGCATGAATGATTAAGAATGAACAAAAATGCCCTGAACCCAAGTGTTCAAAATCCTGAGTTAATGGAAGAGTCAACAGCACGCAGctattatttttcagcttaacCCATTAAATAATACATTAAGTATATTAAACAAATGTTCAAAGTTGTTTCAGACTTAGACAAATGTCACTAAAGGGAACTAGCACTGGTGGTCAAGAGCAACACCTAGAGAtgaataacaaagaaaaatcccatttaGCTATCCTTGCCTGGAAAACGTAGGATAAGACTAGTATCTCAAATTGCAGAGACGATCCAAGACTTAACATTTGTCTTTCAGCCCTGCTCCAACTGCTACTACCTGCACTCATTGGCACTTGATAAATATACAAATTAAAGAGTGAATAAAAATTTCCAACTTCTCCCAGCTGAATTGACAATGATCTTGTTTGTATATATAGCAGCATTAAAAATTGATTTATAGAGAGTGTAAATCTAGTCTAAAAGTACATCACTAGCCAACATCGGTAATGTAAAAAGCAAATCAATGGCTCTATCATCCCAGCCACTTCTTCACGGAAAGATCATCATAAGCAATCCAAAAATACTCTTTTCAGGTTCATCTTAAgttcaaaaacatttcattgGTGATTTTGTATTATATTCTCCTCTCTGTATTGCACTCAAGCACCAAATGCATGAGCAATCTGAACatacacagaaagcagaagtactaatgtatttttaaagtggcCCAGAGAAGAAAGTCTCGTTTAATTTAGTCACTGATATAGCTAGTATTCACAGTGGCAATTTTTAcctacaaaagaaaagattattaTTATACATTGTGTCATATGTCTACCAAAGATACCCATCAAAATATGTAATTGCGGTAGAACACTTGCCACAAGGGGGCATAATTGAATTGCATTTCTGTAGCATATGAAGTGAAGccatttacttttgttttcccatAACTATGCAATTGTATCCCTGGGAGAGCACTGGACAGCAAGAATGCTTAACCTCATTCTCATTCATGTGGTGTCTTCCTTCATTGCACTAAGATTGAAAGTATTGTTTAACCAATCATCATAAAGTTTatctaacattttaaaatacttcagacaTTTATGAAGTAGCCTGCCCTGCAAGTGCACTGTAACAGAGAGGGAACAAAATTTTCCATTGAGAgacaacaaataaaagcagcgttactgtttctttctgcaAGAGGAGACCTGACTTAGCAGGCAGTCCGGAAGTTTAACAACTAGTGGTAACAAGATTGAAAAATACAATGTTGCTCTATGCAGAGCAAAAATAGCGTATAGCAAGCCATACTGTGATCTTGAACAGTAAAGTAGTATTTACTGCACCGTAAATAAATAGACCCTATGCCTGGCTGTAACATgcataatgaaaattattttcatacctCCTAATGTCACATTGCCATGAAGAAACCTCCCTTGATAAATAAGCCGCAAGATATTTGGACTGCTGACTTGTTCTTCTTCCCAATCTGAAAAGGAGACAATTTTCAGTTACATtgtaataaaaacatcttttgttaTTTCTCTCACCTTCACCCAGGAAGAAAACTAAGAGCAGGACTATCTTGCAtgaaacactgaagagaaagcATTGGCTGAAGATACAGAAAGATAATTAAAGGTTACCACTCCTGAAAACTATTCTTAAACTTATTGTTTGACATTGGTCATTGAAAGACATAATTTTATGCCTGCAAGTATAAATATTACTAACTTACTTCACAGATTGCATGAGATATTTCATACATATACAAGTCctacacaaaatatttcacGATTGCAAGTTGCTTCCTGAGGCTTAATATCTACTTTGCTAAAACAGCCTTAATTTCTTCCCACTCAGGCAGACTCTCAagccatcctcctcctcctcaccagctaACTGTCTAACTGGAGCCGTTCTCCAGCAATGggaaacagcacagcaaaagcacATGCGATGGGTCATTGGAAATGGGATTCTCAGTTCACAGCACCGGGCAGGCCGCTCAGGCGGTGTTCCATGACGGCCAGCTCCAACCAGTTACATGTCCAGAAGGGGCAGTGACCTGAGCGGCCAGGAACAGTCACTGTGGAGAGCCTGAACAGAGGGCTCTCACAGAGCAGACAGTGACAGATCCATTTTAAGGAACTTCTCAAAGGACAACCTGTGGATGTTTTTATGTGGCAAAGAGCGATTCGGGAAAAGCAAGCATGCATTTTCCTATAATGGTTAAGCTGtcataaataatttataagcttaaattatgttttcccaCTCTCTCACTGTTCCCTGTCACGATGTGaacaacaaataaatacatactttgctttcagaacaaatactgtaaaaccttgaaatgctgaatttgAATGGGCTCTCTGGGAATACagtgtcttctgtttcttaGCTGACCAGATATCTGGCACAGCTGCTCACAAATGttctctctttctgcttttgtagtGTTTATATAGCAAGATGAATATTCAGCAAGGGATCAGGACAAGCAACAGAAACCAACCTGTTCACTGGAAATATACAATTAACATACAGGCAGTAGCAACTGGCACCACAAAAGAAGAACTgaaaggggaagaaggggaagcttttaaaacaatagCCACGGCTGCAGAGTGTAGGAGAGGCGTATGGTGTGAAAGAGCAAGCAGGCGGAGAcgtgggcagcaggagccatCGCAGCCCCAGAACACAGCAGAGGCACGGCTGGTATCaacagcagaggctgcagtgtCCCCGGGTGCTGCCATGTGCCTAGTTTGTAAGATTCGATCAAATTAGACAACCAAGCTATTTGAATTTCAAGTTTTTCCACACTCAGGGTCCAATTCAATTTTTGCAAATCAAGCCCATACCCTTTTTGCTATGGTCGGGTACCGCACAGTCTGAACTCTACTATATTATGGTTGTAAAGAGGAGAAGTTCAGCCAGTTTACAATGCCATAATGACGTAAAACAGCAATCAAAAGAAGACAGACTATATTTTTGCACAGGTATTTTACTTGTCATTAAGCTGCCAATTTATccatccttttaattttttgcttcttgtttgGCAGcatgaaacatttctttccgacatgctttcaatttttaatttccacCGATGATTAAATGagccaaggagaaaaaatatttatcaaactaacgtttgttttttttttttagttcagcaGATAATTGCTGTACAAGAGAAAAGTTAATATTGCTTAGaagaaaatggggggggggggggggggcggagaaGAGAACAGATAACCTAGCTAGAtgatatatatattaatataaatctGGCATTTACCACTACAAGAGATCCTTAATCAACAACTATATTGCcaaaaaagggaaggagtgATTTGCCTTAATCCTGCAATCAGGTGACAGAGGATATTTCATCACTTTTCTCCCATAAGATCAAGACAAGTCAAAATGATGGTAAAAACAATCATTTCCTATCATGTCTACTTCAAGGAAACTTTAGTCCTCATCAAGATTTCACAGTCCTGTGGCAAAAAGCAGCGCTTTCAGTCTGAGAACAGCTAGCGAGCTAATGTTTGTGAAAACCTATACACTATTATTCTGAAGTAGATTTTTCCTCAGTCTTCTAAACTGACACTATTCTTCTTTGCACAGGCAATTAAATATTCATCAAGACTTAGAGCACTCCCTCAGGACAGCAGGTATTTGAATTAAAAGCTCCCATGTCTGGttctacttttcttttcctttttaaaaaaaaggagactttAAAGTCTGGGTGTCTTCCCAACTATGAGCTCAGTATTTGCAGCCTTCAAGCTCTTTACAAGACTGGAAACACAAGACCACATGGTTCATAAGTACAAGTTCATAAACTTGTACTGCCTTTACTAATTCAAATAAAAGTACACAAAGAACATTTGGTCATGACAACTACGTTGTAGGCACACAATAAAATATGTACATTAAAGTATGTAGCTGTATATTGCTACATCAACCAGATTTCTTAGTGTAAAAGTGGTTTACATCTATATCTAATACTTCAGACGACTAAAAACCTCCTCCATTATATGTTTCACTAAATACATAGTGCCGTATccccacaaaacaaactgtAAGTCCCCTGAAGGCCTGTTCTTCCTGTCCTCAAAGACCAATTTAAGGCCTAAAATATGAATTATCAACACTAACTTTTTGGCATGAATTATCATCATCCACCACACCTCTCTgacaaaagcagcactgaaaccGATACTGCAATTTTTTAGTGAGAATAGTAGTCTTTTTAACATCAAAACAGTAACCCAAATGAAGTCCTGTACCAAAAGAAGCgtattttttttcaccataTGTAATGCTATGTCTGTGTTTTGGCTATTTTCCCATAAAATCATAGCTGGGGAGAAGAGAAGCACCTTCTTTTTGTGGAATTGTTCACATATGTAAATACACATCATAAGCTTTCAATTCCATTTTCTGAAGCTAGTATTCCTGCATAACACCAAATATATTCATACAAACAATCCCAGTTTCCCTCAGTCTTTTAATGTCtcttaaaatgttctttcataTTTGATTTCTTCCTGGATAAATATCATTATTACAGATCCATCCCAAGATAAGGCAGTAAGGAAGAAGTACTTCAGACTCAATTTCACTAATGCATTCCTATGACATGCCATGTTTTACATTAGCTGTTCGCACCTAAAAGGCTTTATATCTCCAACATTTCCTCACACTTACTAGATCCTCTAACAATATTGATCAAGAAAAGTATCTAAAGATAGGGGGAAAGAAGTACTTCACTTTGGGGAAgcaaattttagaaataaagtgGGAAACAGTCCAGACATCTAAAACTCTGCCCAACcgaagaaacagggaaaaagaatGCAAGTTGAcaattgtatttctgtattaatcTATGCCCAGATACACAATAAACATACTTAATTTGAACACTGAGGACAGAGTTTGGTTTATTGACCCTTTAGTCTGAAAATACACGGGAGCTTCTAGCTTGCCAGTTAAAATGCCAAAGCCACACAGCTACTCACCCATCGGCCAGTTGTCATACACATGTTTTGCGATATCTGCAGCGGAGTCATTTGGTGAAAATAGGAACTCTTTCGTTTTCCCACTTACCAAGATGAGACGCAAatttatctgttaaaaaaaaaaaagcagtattggGAAAATATCcagaaaagacaaattattattattgctattactttttttaaatttactaaaAGGGTGCCATTGGGTTTAGAAGAAGATTGATCCAAAGTGATTTGAGAAAACAGTTTAAGATGGCGGTCAAACAGAtcaataatttctttgtttacacataatttaggaaaattaaattctaaCAGCTGgcattttttataaatactggAAGATTCTGATCAGTAGTGACTGAATCAATCAACTGTGCCATTACAAAAAGCTttcagcagataaaaaaaataaaattccagcCAAAACACACTGGCAACCTATCTTcttgaaggaagaggaaaaatgcaaatctgaaaaattgACCTGAGGAGAGAGcactaaaaatattaaaacatgcaCCTGAATAGACTGTAAGCCTCAGCAAAAGCCCTAGCAGCTCACTCTCGCCAGCATGTTACTTGTCCGCCCTCATCTCAcccactgcagctcctgcaaaACACCAGGGAGTCAGACAGCATCCCTCCTCAGTCCCTGCTGCCATAGAACCTGAATCCCTCTGCCAGTCTTCTGAACGCAAAACTCTCTTCTACCCCGTCTTTCACTACAAGCAAAGTGGTGATCATGCAATACAATTATAACACCACATCATGGTTTTTCTATCATCTATTTCCTGTATCTAACCATCAGCATCTTCAGCTACAATTTTCCTCTCTTCTAATTGCAAGTTACTGATTATAATTCCTTTTCCATAACCTGTATAAAGAGCTCACTATGACATTACTTAGAATGCAAACGAGATTAAATTTTGGCTCCTCAAGCAACTAAGCAAGGCCACAAAATGTGTTTGAGTAGCTAGCACTTACCAATGCCCATGGCAAGTAGGAGTCTAGCTGCTCTTATGTTTTGGCCTACAAGTCTAAACTGCATCAACTTTTAGCAAGACTTCAGTATACTAACTGCTCGGATACTTTTTTCCAAATCACACTTTCAAACTGGCTCCCATTTTAAGTTGCAACAAAGCTTTTCCTGTCAGAATTTAGGAAACTGTTTTCTAGATCagatacaaaaggaaaaatttacagCAATGCCCAAGTTTACAACTTCTTCAGGGTCAAACATCTCAGCACATCATATTCACTGAACATGACAGCCTTGTCTCACCACTTATTTCAGCAGCTCTCCAGACAGATTGCCTATTGTCTCTTGAATGCTTTGGCCTGGATTCATCTTACCTATCTTCAAGAACCTAATGCAGGCATCCAAATTACAATGTCTATCATCCCACAGGCTTCAAGGTCAACAAAGAGAATGACCCCTCCAAAAAGCAATTCAGTCTCTGTCTCAAAGTGTGGCCTGGATAAAAAGAGTTAGCATAAAAGGGCTAGGTTCCCCTCCCTGACCCTGTGCTAATGCCCTTCAAAAAATAAGAGTTCTGTCATTAGTCCAGGAAAGAAGCTAAGTGGTAGCTGTCCCTCAGAAAGCACCACAGCCACTGTAAGAGTATTGCTGCATACCAGGA
Proteins encoded in this window:
- the UBL3 gene encoding ubiquitin-like protein 3, which codes for MSSSVPADMINLRLILVSGKTKEFLFSPNDSAADIAKHVYDNWPMDWEEEQVSSPNILRLIYQGRFLHGNVTLGALKLPFGKTTVMHLVARETLPEPNSQGQRNREKTGESNCCVIL